One genomic window of Pseudomonas sp. LFM046 includes the following:
- a CDS encoding TIM44-like domain-containing protein: MRRFLSIALALCVGLTLSLDVNAAKRLGGGKSFGSAPTHQTRQAQPAQQAPNATATAPMAGRQPAAASGASRWLGPLAGLAAGGLLASMFMGDGFEGMQIFDFLIMGLIAFLIFRFLAARKRQQHQGQPAMAGHAPFQREMPQQQAPIFGSAAPVAQPAFNAPSWFNEQRFLEAGREHFMALQQHWDAGEMDKIAEFFTPQMMNFLKEERASLGEGYQSTYIDNLHVQMDGIDELADKTVATLTFTGVSKTSRFDQGEGFSESWRMERLNGDNQPWLVAGIRQN; this comes from the coding sequence ATGCGCCGATTCCTCAGTATTGCCCTGGCCCTTTGCGTCGGCCTGACGCTCAGCCTGGATGTCAACGCCGCCAAGCGACTGGGTGGCGGCAAGTCCTTCGGCTCCGCGCCGACCCACCAGACCCGCCAGGCGCAACCCGCCCAACAAGCCCCGAACGCCACCGCCACCGCTCCGATGGCCGGCCGCCAGCCCGCTGCCGCCAGCGGCGCTTCCCGCTGGCTCGGCCCGCTGGCCGGCCTTGCCGCCGGTGGCCTGCTGGCCTCCATGTTCATGGGTGACGGCTTCGAAGGCATGCAGATCTTCGACTTCCTGATCATGGGCCTGATCGCCTTCCTGATCTTCCGCTTCCTGGCCGCCCGCAAGCGCCAGCAGCACCAGGGACAGCCGGCCATGGCCGGTCACGCGCCCTTCCAGCGTGAAATGCCGCAGCAGCAGGCGCCGATCTTCGGCAGCGCCGCCCCCGTCGCCCAGCCGGCCTTCAACGCCCCGAGCTGGTTCAACGAGCAGCGCTTCCTCGAAGCCGGCCGCGAGCACTTCATGGCCCTGCAGCAGCACTGGGACGCGGGCGAGATGGACAAGATCGCCGAGTTTTTCACCCCGCAGATGATGAATTTCCTCAAGGAAGAGCGCGCCAGCCTGGGCGAGGGCTACCAGTCCACCTACATCGACAACCTCCACGTGCAGATGGACGGCATCGACGAGCTGGCCGACAAGACCGTCGCCACCCTGACCTTCACCGGCGTCTCCAAGACTTCCCGCTTCGACCAGGGCGAAGGCTTCAGCGAAAGCTGGCGCATGGAGCGCCTGAACGGCGACAACCAGCCCTGGCTGGTGGCGGGCATCCGCCAGAACTGA
- a CDS encoding EAL domain-containing protein — protein MTANSMSAGQGLALADSREIRQQFATDIAAERTRLLYQGSQVPTLFMLLNGLACAYLLWGTGSSLQLGGWLAWLVMLAVLRLTQVAAFKNAKPAQQAEPRWRRAFLLGAGASGLTLAFAAVVLVPPDAFLQQALVYGLIAAAILSASVAYAVSLSAFLTFALPCLLPAITWLLLGDTSLLRGWGVLGVILAASLMVVAWQVNRLVQRSLLHRFQNQALISHLEQAKGRAEGLNEELAREVEQRRRAERELRRAHGELEMRVAQRTLELADASHALLKSEARLAMALEASELGLWDWNLETDEVHHSKLKAIFGIEADDVTRVLSDLKPRLHPDDLPLLRRTLVEHLKGRTDGYSIDYRVRHSDGHWVWVEDRGRVVERDESGKVLRMLGTRRDITARKAQDEEQHLAATVFEAASEGIIILDPEYRVIQANAAFSQVTGYHPEEVIGRSVSTLIGSREARRRYHLIRQELEQRGSWQGELMDTRKNGELYPQLLHLKVVRDSRGHVSHIVGFFADLSARREAEERLRYLSSYDDLTGLANRTLFKDRLHEASQRARQSGRSLALMHIDLDRFKVLNDSLGHEVADQLLRQVSRRLTQAVPEADTIARLSGDEFAVILDAYGSLASLARQASRLLGKLRMPITAGGHELVISGSVGISLLPENARDLSALVSQANMAMQHAKHLGGNTFQFFTDNLQACTLERLQLENQLRKAIEEGQLEVFYQPKLCLADNSLNAAEALVRWRHPQQGLVPPGDFIGLAEETGLIAPIGEFVLRQACMQARDWQREGLADIRVSVNLSMHQLRQGNLVSLVRQVLQETGLPARLLELELTESHLLENVENVIATFHQLRQIGVKLAIDDFGTGYSSLSYLKRFPVDCVKIDQTFIRDLSAGSEDAAITRAIIAMAHSLELKVVAEGVETQEQLNFLRSQHCDEIQGYLISPPVEEPQFVRLLKEQATALWR, from the coding sequence ATGACCGCTAATTCAATGTCCGCCGGCCAGGGGCTTGCCCTGGCCGACAGCCGTGAGATTCGCCAGCAGTTCGCGACCGACATTGCGGCCGAACGCACGCGCTTGCTCTATCAGGGCTCGCAGGTTCCAACCCTCTTCATGCTGCTCAACGGCCTGGCCTGTGCCTACCTGCTCTGGGGCACGGGCAGCAGTCTGCAGCTCGGCGGCTGGCTGGCCTGGCTGGTGATGCTGGCCGTGCTGCGCCTGACCCAGGTGGCAGCGTTCAAGAACGCGAAGCCGGCCCAGCAGGCCGAACCGCGCTGGCGCCGGGCGTTTCTGCTGGGCGCCGGGGCTTCCGGCCTGACCCTGGCCTTCGCCGCCGTGGTCCTGGTGCCACCGGATGCCTTCCTTCAGCAGGCGCTGGTCTACGGCCTGATCGCGGCCGCGATCCTCTCCGCCAGCGTCGCCTACGCCGTCAGCCTTTCCGCCTTCCTCACCTTCGCCTTGCCCTGCCTGCTGCCCGCCATCACCTGGCTGCTGCTGGGGGATACCTCGTTGCTGCGGGGCTGGGGCGTGCTCGGGGTGATCCTGGCCGCGTCGCTCATGGTGGTGGCCTGGCAGGTCAACCGGCTGGTGCAGCGCAGCCTGTTGCACCGCTTCCAGAACCAGGCGCTGATCAGTCATCTGGAGCAGGCCAAGGGCCGCGCCGAGGGCCTGAACGAAGAGCTGGCCCGGGAAGTGGAGCAGCGCCGCCGCGCCGAGCGCGAACTGCGCCGGGCTCATGGCGAGCTGGAGATGCGCGTGGCCCAGCGCACCCTGGAGCTGGCCGATGCGAGCCACGCCCTGCTCAAGAGCGAAGCGCGCCTGGCCATGGCCCTGGAGGCCAGCGAGCTGGGGCTGTGGGACTGGAACCTGGAAACCGACGAGGTACACCACTCCAAACTGAAGGCCATCTTCGGCATCGAGGCCGATGACGTGACCCGCGTGCTCAGCGACCTCAAGCCGCGCCTGCATCCCGACGACCTGCCGCTGCTGCGCCGGACCCTGGTGGAACACCTCAAGGGCCGCACCGACGGCTATTCCATCGACTACCGCGTGCGCCACAGCGACGGCCATTGGGTCTGGGTGGAAGACCGGGGCCGGGTGGTGGAGCGGGACGAGTCCGGCAAGGTATTGCGCATGCTCGGCACCCGTCGCGACATCACCGCGCGCAAGGCCCAGGACGAAGAACAACACCTGGCGGCCACGGTGTTCGAGGCGGCCAGCGAAGGCATCATCATCCTCGACCCGGAATACCGGGTGATCCAGGCCAACGCCGCCTTCAGCCAGGTCACCGGCTATCACCCCGAAGAAGTGATCGGGCGCAGCGTCTCCACCCTGATTGGCAGCCGGGAGGCCCGTCGCCGCTACCATCTGATCCGCCAGGAGCTGGAGCAGCGGGGCAGTTGGCAGGGCGAGCTGATGGACACCCGCAAGAACGGCGAGCTGTATCCCCAGCTGCTGCACCTCAAGGTGGTACGGGATTCCCGGGGCCATGTCAGTCATATCGTCGGCTTCTTCGCCGACCTTTCCGCCCGTCGCGAGGCCGAAGAGCGTCTGCGCTACCTCTCCAGCTACGACGACCTCACCGGGCTGGCCAACCGCACGCTGTTCAAGGACCGCCTCCATGAGGCCAGCCAGCGTGCGCGCCAGAGCGGCCGCAGCCTGGCCCTGATGCACATCGACCTGGACCGCTTCAAGGTGCTCAACGACAGCCTTGGTCACGAAGTGGCCGACCAGCTGCTGCGCCAGGTGAGCCGCCGGCTGACCCAGGCGGTGCCGGAAGCCGACACCATCGCGCGGCTGTCCGGCGACGAGTTCGCGGTGATCCTCGACGCCTACGGCAGCCTGGCCAGCCTGGCGCGTCAGGCCAGCCGCCTGCTCGGCAAGCTGCGCATGCCCATCACCGCAGGCGGCCACGAACTGGTGATCAGCGGCTCCGTCGGCATCAGCCTGCTGCCGGAAAACGCCCGCGACCTTTCCGCCCTGGTCAGCCAGGCCAACATGGCCATGCAGCACGCCAAGCACCTGGGCGGCAACACCTTCCAGTTCTTCACTGACAACCTCCAGGCCTGCACCCTGGAACGCCTGCAACTGGAAAACCAACTGCGCAAGGCCATCGAGGAAGGCCAGCTGGAAGTTTTCTACCAGCCCAAGCTGTGCCTGGCCGACAACAGCCTGAACGCCGCCGAGGCGCTGGTGCGCTGGCGCCATCCGCAGCAGGGATTGGTGCCGCCGGGAGACTTCATCGGCCTGGCTGAGGAAACCGGCCTGATCGCGCCTATCGGCGAATTCGTGCTGCGCCAGGCCTGCATGCAGGCCCGCGACTGGCAGCGCGAGGGCCTGGCGGACATCCGCGTCTCGGTCAACCTGTCGATGCACCAGCTGCGTCAGGGCAACCTGGTCAGCCTGGTGCGCCAGGTGCTGCAGGAGACCGGCCTGCCGGCGCGCCTGCTGGAGCTGGAACTGACCGAGAGCCACCTGCTGGAAAACGTCGAGAACGTCATCGCCACCTTCCACCAGCTGCGGCAGATTGGCGTGAAGCTGGCGATTGACGACTTCGGCACCGGCTATTCGTCGTTGAGCTACCTCAAGCGCTTCCCGGTGGACTGCGTGAAGATCGACCAGACCTTCATCCGCGACCTTTCCGCCGGCAGCGAGGACGCCGCCATCACCCGCGCCATCATTGCCATGGCCCACAGCCTGGAGCTGAAGGTGGTGGCCGAGGGCGTGGAGACCCAGGAGCAACTGAACTTCCTCAGGAGTCAGCACTGCGACGAGATCCAGGGCTACCTGATCAGCCCGCCGGTGGAAGAGCCGCAGTTCGTGCGGCTGCTCAAGGAGCAGGCCACGGCGCTCTGGCGCTGA
- the uvrD gene encoding DNA helicase II — MHDDLSLLLNSLNDAQRQAVAAPLGRQLVLAGAGSGKTRVLVHRIAWLIQVEQASPHSILSVTFTNKAAAEMRQRIEQLLGINPAGMWVGTFHGLAHRLLRAHWQEAGLSENFQILDSDDQQRLVKRVIRDLGLDEQRWPARQAQWFINGQKDEGIRPQHIQAGGDLFLGTMLKIYEAYEAACARTGVIDFSELLLRALDLWRDRPSLLEHYQRRFRHVLVDEFQDTNAVQYAWLRLLAKGGESLMVVGDDDQSIYGWRGARIENIQQFSSDFPDTEVIRLEQNYRSTAGILKAANALIANNQGRLGKELWTEGEEGEPIGLYAAFNEHDEARYVVESIESALRNGMSRSEIAILYRSNAQSRVLEEALLREKIPYRIYGGQRFFERAEIKNAMAYMRLLDGRGNDAALERVINVPPRGIGEKTVESIREFSRVHEVSMWEAIRLMIANKALAGRASSALAAFMELIENLAAKVLEMPLHLMTQTVIEQSGLVAYHKDEKGEKGQARVENLEELVSAARAFENEEPEDDLTPLQAFLSHASLEAGETQADAFEDSVQLMTLHSAKGLEFPLVFLVGMEEGLFPHKMSMEDPTRLEEERRLAYVGVTRAMQRLVLTYAETRRLYGSETYNKVSRFVREVPPQLIREVRLNNSLSRPMGTTSRHGSIFDGAAVPETPFSLGQRVQHSLFGEGTILNFEGAGAQARVQVKFETEGSKWLMLAYAKLQPL, encoded by the coding sequence ATGCATGACGATCTCTCCCTCCTCCTGAACTCCCTCAACGATGCTCAACGCCAGGCCGTAGCGGCCCCGCTTGGGCGTCAACTGGTGCTGGCCGGCGCCGGTTCCGGCAAAACCCGCGTGCTGGTGCACCGCATCGCCTGGCTGATCCAGGTGGAGCAGGCCTCGCCCCACTCGATCCTGTCGGTGACCTTCACCAACAAGGCCGCCGCCGAAATGCGCCAGCGCATCGAGCAACTGCTGGGCATCAACCCGGCGGGCATGTGGGTCGGTACCTTCCACGGCCTGGCGCACCGCCTGCTGCGGGCCCACTGGCAGGAAGCGGGACTTTCCGAGAATTTCCAGATCCTCGACAGCGACGACCAGCAGCGTCTGGTCAAGCGGGTGATCCGCGACCTCGGCCTCGATGAACAGCGCTGGCCGGCGCGCCAGGCCCAGTGGTTCATCAACGGGCAGAAGGACGAGGGCATCCGCCCGCAGCACATCCAGGCCGGCGGCGACCTGTTCCTCGGCACCATGCTGAAGATCTACGAAGCCTACGAGGCCGCCTGCGCGCGCACCGGGGTGATCGACTTCTCCGAACTGCTGCTGCGCGCCCTGGACCTCTGGCGCGACCGCCCGAGCCTGCTGGAGCACTACCAGCGGCGCTTCCGCCATGTGCTGGTGGACGAGTTCCAGGACACCAACGCCGTGCAGTACGCCTGGCTGCGCCTGCTCGCCAAGGGCGGCGAGAGCCTGATGGTGGTGGGCGACGACGACCAGTCCATCTACGGCTGGCGCGGCGCGCGGATCGAGAATATCCAGCAGTTCTCCAGCGACTTCCCCGATACCGAGGTGATCCGCCTGGAGCAGAACTACCGCTCCACCGCGGGCATCCTCAAGGCCGCCAACGCCCTGATCGCCAACAACCAGGGCCGCCTGGGCAAGGAGCTGTGGACCGAGGGCGAGGAAGGCGAGCCGATTGGCCTCTACGCCGCCTTCAACGAACACGACGAAGCCCGCTACGTGGTGGAAAGCATCGAAAGCGCGCTGAGGAACGGCATGTCTCGCAGCGAGATCGCCATCCTCTACCGTTCCAACGCCCAATCGCGGGTGCTGGAAGAGGCGCTGCTGCGGGAGAAGATTCCCTACCGCATCTATGGCGGCCAGCGCTTCTTCGAGCGCGCCGAAATCAAGAACGCCATGGCCTACATGCGCCTGCTGGACGGCCGCGGCAACGACGCCGCCCTGGAGCGGGTGATCAACGTGCCGCCCCGTGGCATCGGCGAGAAGACGGTGGAGAGCATCCGCGAGTTCTCCCGCGTCCACGAAGTCTCCATGTGGGAGGCCATTCGCCTGATGATCGCCAACAAGGCCCTGGCAGGGCGCGCGTCCAGCGCCCTGGCAGCCTTCATGGAGCTGATCGAGAACCTCGCCGCCAAGGTGCTGGAGATGCCCCTGCACCTGATGACCCAGACCGTCATCGAGCAGAGCGGCCTGGTGGCCTACCACAAGGACGAGAAAGGCGAGAAAGGCCAGGCCCGGGTGGAAAACCTGGAAGAACTGGTCAGCGCCGCACGCGCCTTCGAGAACGAAGAGCCTGAGGACGATCTCACCCCGCTGCAGGCCTTCCTCAGCCACGCCTCCCTGGAGGCCGGCGAAACCCAGGCTGACGCCTTCGAGGACAGCGTGCAACTGATGACCCTGCACAGCGCCAAGGGCCTGGAGTTCCCTCTGGTGTTCCTGGTGGGCATGGAAGAAGGCCTCTTCCCCCACAAGATGAGCATGGAAGACCCGACCCGCCTGGAAGAAGAGCGCCGCCTGGCCTACGTGGGCGTTACCCGCGCCATGCAGCGCCTGGTGCTGACCTACGCCGAAACCCGCCGTCTCTACGGCAGCGAGACCTACAACAAGGTCTCCCGCTTCGTCCGCGAAGTGCCGCCGCAGCTGATCCGCGAAGTGCGGCTGAACAACAGCCTCAGCCGCCCCATGGGTACCACCAGCCGTCACGGCTCCATCTTCGACGGCGCCGCCGTGCCGGAAACGCCCTTCTCCCTGGGCCAGCGGGTGCAGCATTCGCTGTTCGGCGAAGGCACCATCCTCAACTTCGAAGGCGCCGGCGCCCAGGCGCGAGTGCAGGTGAAGTTCGAGACCGAAGGCAGCAAGTGGCTGATGCTGGCCTACGCCAAGTTGCAGCCGCTTTGA
- a CDS encoding thioredoxin family protein, with amino-acid sequence MSNAVEFFQRFPIQRVRSSILDDVLASERQRLVLLYLWEDDCPYCDVAKHDLLRTQDRVQWPQVRWLHDEVGEDPALALRFGLHGVPTFIALYHGRPLGRITSWPGSGPFIEAIERLLVRQGLA; translated from the coding sequence ATGAGCAACGCCGTCGAATTCTTCCAACGCTTTCCGATCCAGCGGGTGCGCTCCAGCATTCTCGATGACGTCCTCGCCAGCGAACGCCAACGGCTGGTGTTGCTCTACCTCTGGGAGGACGATTGCCCCTATTGCGATGTGGCCAAGCACGACCTGCTGCGTACCCAGGATCGCGTCCAGTGGCCCCAGGTGCGCTGGCTGCATGACGAGGTCGGGGAGGACCCGGCCCTGGCGTTGCGTTTCGGCCTGCACGGGGTGCCCACCTTCATCGCGCTGTACCACGGCAGGCCGCTCGGGCGGATCACCAGTTGGCCGGGCAGCGGGCCATTCATCGAGGCGATCGAGCGGTTGCTGGTGCGGCAGGGCCTGGCCTAG
- the hexR gene encoding transcriptional regulator HexR: MNLLQHIAQSRHLLRKSELKVADHVLLDPAAVMHSSMADLAQGVGVSEPTIVRFCRAIGCGGFQDLKLKLAQSLAAGASFGQFAIHEEDSVADFSLKIFDTTLHTLMEVREKLDPDALQRAIGACAQAQRVEFYGFGASGAVAADAQHKFFRLLLTAAAYSDPHMQAMSAVTLKPSDVAICISQSGRSKDLLITANLVREAGATLITLCPSQTPLADLATVNLAIDVQEDTEIYTPLTSRIAHLVVIDVLAMGVAMARGPSLVNHLKSVKRSLRSLRLSPKSVKSAED, from the coding sequence GTGAATCTGCTGCAACATATCGCCCAGTCGCGCCATCTGCTACGCAAGTCGGAGCTGAAAGTCGCCGACCACGTCCTGCTCGATCCCGCTGCGGTCATGCACAGCTCCATGGCTGATCTGGCCCAGGGCGTCGGGGTCAGCGAGCCCACCATCGTGCGCTTCTGCCGCGCGATTGGCTGCGGCGGCTTCCAGGACCTCAAGCTGAAGCTGGCCCAGAGCCTGGCCGCCGGCGCGAGCTTCGGCCAGTTCGCCATCCACGAAGAAGACTCGGTGGCGGACTTCAGCCTGAAGATCTTCGACACCACCCTGCACACCCTGATGGAAGTGCGCGAGAAGCTCGACCCGGACGCCCTGCAGCGTGCCATCGGCGCCTGCGCCCAGGCCCAGCGGGTGGAGTTCTACGGCTTCGGCGCTTCCGGCGCGGTGGCCGCCGATGCCCAGCACAAGTTCTTCCGCCTGCTGCTGACCGCCGCCGCGTATTCCGACCCGCACATGCAGGCCATGTCGGCGGTGACGCTGAAGCCGTCGGACGTGGCCATCTGCATTTCCCAGTCGGGCCGCTCCAAGGACCTTCTGATCACTGCCAACCTGGTACGCGAGGCGGGTGCCACGCTGATCACCCTGTGCCCGAGCCAGACCCCCCTGGCGGACCTGGCCACGGTGAACCTCGCCATCGACGTGCAGGAAGACACCGAAATCTACACCCCGCTCACCTCGCGCATCGCCCACCTGGTGGTGATCGACGTGCTGGCCATGGGTGTGGCGATGGCCCGTGGTCCGAGCCTGGTCAACCACCTGAAGAGCGTGAAACGAAGCCTGCGCAGCCTGCGCCTGTCGCCCAAGTCGGTGAAGAGCGCCGAGGACTGA
- the yegQ gene encoding tRNA 5-hydroxyuridine modification protein YegQ, which translates to MHRPELLSPAGTLKAMRYAFAYGADAVYAGQPRYSLRVRNNEFDHANLALGIAEAHAAGKSFYVVVNIAPHNAKLRTFLKDLEPVVAMGPDALIMSDPGLIMLVRERFPEMPIHLSVQANAVNWASVKFWQQQGLSRVILSRELSLDEIGEIRQQVPGMELEVFVHGALCMAYSGRCLLSGYLNHRDPNQGTCTNACRWQYGAKPAQQDELGQLVPTLGCGAPSERLFLLEETNRPGELMSAWEDEHGTYIMNSKDLRAVHHVERLLQMGVHSLKIEGRTKSHFYVARTAQAYRKAIDDAVAGRPFDRSLMDDLESLANRGYTEGFLRRHVHDEYQNYEHGYSLAERQQFVGELTGVMHRGLAEVRVKNHFAVGDRLQLMTPQGNLDFRLEALENRYGERQMIAPGDGYVLYLPVPTGLPLENALLLRWFSTGNSRTAASA; encoded by the coding sequence ATGCACCGTCCTGAACTGCTCTCCCCCGCTGGCACCCTCAAGGCCATGCGCTACGCCTTCGCCTATGGCGCCGATGCGGTCTACGCCGGCCAGCCGCGCTACAGCCTGCGGGTGCGCAACAACGAGTTCGACCACGCCAACCTGGCCCTCGGCATCGCAGAGGCCCACGCCGCCGGCAAGTCCTTCTACGTGGTGGTGAACATCGCCCCGCACAACGCCAAGCTGCGCACCTTCCTCAAGGATCTGGAGCCGGTGGTCGCCATGGGGCCGGATGCGCTGATCATGTCCGATCCCGGACTGATCATGCTGGTGCGCGAGCGCTTTCCCGAGATGCCCATCCACCTCTCGGTTCAGGCCAACGCGGTGAACTGGGCCAGCGTGAAGTTCTGGCAGCAGCAGGGCCTCAGCCGGGTGATCCTGTCCCGCGAGCTATCCCTGGACGAGATCGGCGAAATCCGCCAGCAGGTGCCGGGCATGGAGCTGGAAGTCTTCGTCCACGGTGCCCTGTGCATGGCCTATTCCGGGCGCTGCCTGCTGTCCGGCTACCTCAACCACCGCGACCCCAACCAGGGCACCTGCACCAACGCCTGCCGCTGGCAGTACGGTGCAAAGCCGGCCCAGCAGGACGAGCTGGGCCAACTGGTACCCACCCTGGGCTGCGGCGCCCCCAGCGAGCGGCTGTTCCTGCTGGAAGAAACCAACCGCCCCGGCGAGCTGATGTCCGCCTGGGAGGACGAGCATGGCACCTACATCATGAACTCCAAGGACCTGCGCGCCGTGCACCACGTGGAGCGATTGCTGCAGATGGGGGTGCATTCGCTGAAGATCGAGGGCCGCACCAAGTCCCACTTCTACGTCGCCCGGACCGCCCAGGCCTACCGCAAGGCCATCGACGACGCCGTTGCCGGACGGCCCTTCGACCGTTCGCTGATGGACGATCTCGAATCCCTGGCCAATCGCGGGTACACCGAGGGTTTCCTGCGCCGCCACGTCCACGACGAGTACCAGAACTACGAGCACGGCTACTCCCTGGCGGAGCGCCAGCAGTTCGTCGGCGAGCTGACCGGTGTGATGCACCGTGGGCTGGCGGAGGTGCGGGTGAAGAACCACTTCGCGGTGGGCGATCGCCTGCAACTGATGACGCCACAGGGCAACCTGGACTTCCGCCTGGAGGCGCTGGAGAACCGCTACGGCGAGCGGCAAATGATCGCCCCGGGTGACGGCTACGTCCTCTACCTGCCGGTGCCGACAGGCCTGCCCCTGGAGAACGCCCTGCTGCTGCGCTGGTTCAGCACCGGCAATAGCCGGACGGCGGCAAGCGCCTGA
- a CDS encoding transcriptional regulator: MQRFHDEPSHLDSKTRRKLEDQRRMQFRRAIEDRAELRRLQVECSDYPYPELIAANYLLSSKAVRRKSGAKAH, translated from the coding sequence ATGCAACGCTTTCACGATGAACCGAGCCATCTGGACAGCAAGACCCGGCGCAAACTGGAGGACCAGCGGCGAATGCAGTTCCGCCGCGCCATCGAAGACCGTGCCGAGTTGCGTCGCTTGCAGGTGGAATGTTCGGACTACCCCTACCCTGAGCTGATCGCCGCTAACTACCTGTTGTCGTCAAAGGCAGTGCGCCGGAAAAGCGGTGCGAAAGCGCACTGA
- the zwf gene encoding glucose-6-phosphate dehydrogenase yields MLVFGGTGDLALHKLLPALYHLHREGRLHPQMRILALARNTLDRDGYRALAERRCRAQVARADFTTEAWRGFSERLDYFAMDVSQSADFGRLARHLGPDPGCGRVHYLATAPDLFEDIAAHLAIAGLAGSQSRIVLEKPIGHSLESARAINAAIGKVFDESQVFRIDHYLGKETVQNLMALRFANALFEPIWRAGHIDHVQISVCETLGVENRGAYYDRSGAMRDMVQNHLLQLLCLVAMEAPVRFDAEAVRNEKVKILEALKPISGLDVRDKTVRGQYSAGKIGGQEVPAYYFEKNVDNDSDTETFVAVQVEIDNWRWAGVPFYLRTGKRLARKYSEIVIQFKPVPHRLFADGEANRLLIRLQPEERISLQLMAKTPGKGMNLEPVELDLNLATAFSHQRRWDAYERLLLDVIEGDSTLFMRRDEVEAAWRWVDPILAGWHEHYQSPRPYPAGSTGPEQARSLLELHGRAWHE; encoded by the coding sequence ATGCTCGTCTTTGGCGGCACCGGCGATCTCGCGCTGCACAAGCTGCTCCCGGCCCTCTATCACCTGCACCGCGAAGGGCGCCTGCACCCGCAGATGCGTATCCTCGCCCTGGCCCGCAACACCCTCGACCGTGACGGCTACCGCGCCCTGGCCGAGCGCCGCTGCCGGGCCCAGGTGGCCCGCGCCGATTTCACCACCGAGGCCTGGCGCGGTTTTTCCGAGCGCCTGGACTACTTCGCCATGGACGTGTCCCAGAGCGCCGATTTCGGCCGCCTGGCCCGCCACCTGGGCCCCGATCCCGGTTGCGGGCGGGTGCACTACCTGGCCACCGCACCCGACCTGTTCGAAGACATCGCCGCACACCTGGCCATCGCCGGCCTGGCGGGCTCGCAGTCGCGCATCGTGCTGGAAAAGCCCATCGGCCATTCCCTGGAATCGGCCCGGGCGATCAATGCCGCCATCGGCAAGGTATTCGACGAGTCCCAGGTGTTCCGCATCGACCACTACCTGGGCAAGGAAACCGTGCAGAACCTGATGGCCCTGCGCTTCGCCAATGCCCTGTTCGAGCCGATCTGGCGCGCCGGTCATATTGACCACGTACAGATCAGCGTCTGCGAGACCCTGGGCGTGGAAAATCGTGGCGCCTACTACGACCGCTCCGGCGCCATGCGCGACATGGTGCAGAACCACCTGCTGCAACTGCTCTGCCTGGTGGCCATGGAAGCGCCGGTGCGCTTCGACGCCGAGGCGGTGCGCAACGAGAAGGTGAAGATCCTGGAGGCACTGAAGCCCATTTCCGGCCTGGACGTACGCGACAAGACCGTCCGCGGCCAGTACAGCGCCGGCAAGATCGGCGGCCAGGAAGTACCGGCCTACTACTTCGAGAAGAACGTCGACAACGACAGCGATACCGAGACCTTCGTCGCCGTGCAGGTGGAGATCGACAACTGGCGCTGGGCCGGCGTGCCCTTCTACCTGCGTACCGGCAAGCGCCTGGCGCGCAAGTACTCGGAGATCGTCATCCAGTTCAAGCCGGTGCCCCACCGCCTGTTCGCCGATGGCGAGGCCAACCGCCTGCTGATCCGCCTGCAGCCGGAGGAACGCATCAGCCTGCAGCTGATGGCCAAGACCCCGGGCAAAGGCATGAACCTGGAGCCAGTGGAACTTGACCTCAACCTGGCCACGGCCTTCAGCCACCAGCGCCGCTGGGACGCCTACGAACGCCTGCTGCTGGACGTGATCGAAGGCGACTCCACCCTCTTCATGCGCCGCGACGAGGTGGAAGCCGCCTGGCGCTGGGTCGACCCGATCCTCGCCGGCTGGCACGAACACTACCAGAGCCCGCGCCCCTACCCCGCCGGCTCCACCGGCCCGGAACAGGCCCGCAGCCTGCTCGAACTGCACGGGCGCGCCTGGCACGAGTGA
- a CDS encoding TetR/AcrR family transcriptional regulator has translation MPRSPSAQQILDCALKLADACGWERLHLFEVAKELGVGLDAIAKHFPQKDDLVEAWFDRADQAMLTRAQGDDLEALNPEKRLEELLVAWLSPLATHHAVTGQMLLYKLEPGHFHLQVLGLLRVSRTVQWWREAAQRQTVHLARIIEESLLTGAYLRTFVHWLRHPLEDEADLRALLRRQLRCGPLVFLLRK, from the coding sequence ATGCCCCGCTCACCCAGCGCCCAGCAGATCCTCGATTGCGCCCTGAAACTGGCCGACGCCTGTGGCTGGGAGCGCCTGCACCTGTTCGAGGTGGCCAAGGAGCTCGGCGTCGGCCTCGATGCCATCGCCAAGCACTTCCCACAGAAGGACGACCTGGTGGAAGCCTGGTTCGACCGCGCTGACCAGGCCATGCTGACCCGCGCCCAAGGTGACGACCTGGAGGCCCTGAACCCGGAGAAGCGGCTGGAGGAGCTGCTGGTAGCCTGGCTCTCCCCCTTGGCGACGCATCACGCAGTGACCGGGCAGATGCTGCTCTACAAACTGGAGCCCGGCCATTTCCACCTGCAGGTGCTAGGCCTGCTGCGGGTCAGCCGCACCGTGCAGTGGTGGCGCGAAGCGGCCCAACGGCAAACCGTGCACCTGGCCCGGATCATCGAAGAAAGCCTGCTCACCGGCGCCTACCTGCGGACCTTCGTCCACTGGCTGCGCCACCCGCTGGAGGATGAAGCCGACCTGCGCGCCCTGCTGCGCCGGCAACTGCGCTGCGGCCCCCTGGTCTTCCTGCTGCGCAAGTGA